A stretch of the Actinoalloteichus fjordicus genome encodes the following:
- a CDS encoding alanine racemase, translating to MTTTSDFPTPSPGLIEDGPIGWRLKGMPADAAAQTLGEFSALGRGLFDAGFSWPQLVLRESALRHNAALMARYTAEHGMSLAPHLKTTTSPELAEYALREDAWGVTVATPYQARVFMAAGHRRILLANELVDRDFARQVVEWLAQDEAREFYCYVDSVAGVAVLAEALDGSPAARPLPVLIEIGHAGGRAGCRDLDTVAAVRDAVAAADGLALAGVSGYEGSVSHSRDEAGLAAVAEYLRSVRRAMELVLPQADPRLAEHVISAGGSFYFDVVAAELGGVTGERPVRLIARPGAYLTHDNGIYEARSPLDGGGTAVDPAQRLTPSIEVWAPVLSRPEPGLAILGAGRRDLNFDQGMPVPIEARDHAGRSARPAEGWTVTALNDQHAFVTVPPEAQLAPSDLVRLGISHPCTAHDRWLTAVIATDDDVVVSVARCYF from the coding sequence GTGACCACGACATCCGATTTCCCGACTCCCTCCCCCGGCCTGATCGAGGACGGCCCGATCGGCTGGCGGCTCAAGGGAATGCCCGCCGACGCCGCCGCGCAGACCCTCGGCGAGTTCAGCGCACTGGGCCGAGGACTGTTCGACGCCGGGTTCTCCTGGCCGCAACTGGTGCTGCGGGAGTCGGCACTGCGACACAACGCCGCGTTGATGGCCCGGTACACCGCAGAGCACGGCATGTCCCTCGCCCCGCATCTCAAGACGACCACCTCGCCGGAGCTGGCCGAGTACGCACTGCGCGAGGACGCCTGGGGAGTCACCGTCGCCACCCCGTACCAGGCACGGGTGTTCATGGCGGCCGGTCACCGCCGCATCCTGCTGGCCAACGAGCTGGTGGATCGCGACTTCGCCCGTCAGGTCGTCGAATGGCTCGCGCAGGACGAGGCCAGGGAGTTCTACTGCTACGTCGACTCCGTGGCGGGCGTCGCGGTGCTGGCCGAGGCGCTCGACGGCTCCCCCGCCGCCCGTCCGCTGCCGGTGCTGATCGAGATCGGACACGCGGGCGGCCGGGCGGGCTGCCGCGACCTCGACACGGTGGCCGCCGTGCGGGACGCGGTCGCCGCCGCCGACGGGCTCGCGCTGGCAGGGGTCTCCGGCTACGAGGGCTCGGTGAGCCATTCCAGGGACGAGGCGGGCCTGGCGGCCGTCGCCGAGTACCTGCGTTCGGTGCGTCGAGCCATGGAACTGGTGCTGCCGCAGGCTGATCCGCGACTCGCCGAACACGTCATCTCGGCGGGCGGCAGCTTCTACTTCGACGTGGTCGCCGCCGAACTCGGCGGAGTGACCGGCGAGCGGCCGGTACGGCTGATCGCCAGGCCGGGGGCCTATCTCACGCACGACAACGGTATCTACGAGGCGCGGTCTCCGTTGGACGGCGGCGGCACCGCCGTCGATCCCGCACAGCGGCTGACCCCGTCCATCGAGGTCTGGGCGCCGGTGCTGAGCAGGCCGGAACCCGGCCTGGCGATCCTCGGTGCAGGCAGGCGCGACCTGAACTTCGACCAGGGGATGCCGGTGCCGATCGAGGCCCGAGACCACGCGGGCCGATCGGCACGCCCCGCCGAGGGCTGGACGGTCACCGCGCTGAACGACCAGCACGCCTTCGTCACCGTCCCGCCGGAGGCGCAGCTCGCGCCCTCCGACCTGGTGCGGCTGGGCATCTCCCATCCGTGCACCGCACACGACCGCTGGCTCACCGCCGTCATCGCGACGGATGACGACGTCGTCGTCTCGGTGGCCCGCTGTTACTTCTGA
- a CDS encoding MFS transporter produces MADKYGPAKVMGWAAIFWSCFTALTAAGVGFVSLLIIRLLFGAGEGPQATVTAKIMHNWFPKKELGTAVGIANAATPLGGAIGTPAVVAILSATQGNWRVPFIIFGVLGVFFAIGWFIIVRDTPEKHSRVSPAELAYIRQDAAPAAEVGDGADDATVAEAPPWWRYLTRPAVWTTAVAYFGYAWILWTFLNWFPTYLVNERGIDLSELAVAGAIPWIGGCIGLALGGVFTDILVRRTGRSVGPRRWTVVICLTATGLLFGGIGLVSSTFGAVALMTVVVFLLYFTGAQYWLIVGEAVPGPVYGSVSGAVQMFATTASILAPMITGYLVDSSLGWTGTFAVASIVSVGGALLLAVFGKVRKPLPPAAVTPTR; encoded by the coding sequence CTGGCGGACAAGTACGGTCCGGCGAAGGTGATGGGGTGGGCGGCGATCTTCTGGTCCTGCTTCACCGCGTTGACCGCCGCAGGCGTCGGATTCGTCAGCCTGCTGATCATCCGGCTGCTCTTCGGCGCGGGTGAGGGCCCACAGGCCACGGTGACGGCGAAGATCATGCACAACTGGTTCCCGAAGAAGGAACTCGGCACCGCCGTGGGCATCGCCAACGCCGCCACACCGCTGGGCGGTGCGATCGGCACCCCGGCGGTCGTGGCGATCCTCAGTGCCACCCAGGGCAACTGGCGAGTGCCGTTCATCATCTTCGGCGTGCTGGGCGTCTTCTTCGCCATCGGCTGGTTCATCATCGTCCGCGACACTCCGGAGAAGCACTCCCGCGTCTCGCCCGCCGAGCTGGCCTACATCCGCCAGGACGCCGCACCCGCCGCCGAGGTCGGCGACGGGGCGGACGACGCGACCGTCGCCGAAGCGCCGCCGTGGTGGCGATACCTGACCCGGCCTGCGGTGTGGACCACCGCCGTCGCGTACTTCGGCTACGCGTGGATTCTGTGGACCTTCCTGAACTGGTTCCCCACCTACCTCGTCAACGAGCGCGGCATCGACCTGAGCGAGTTGGCCGTGGCGGGCGCGATCCCGTGGATCGGCGGCTGCATCGGTCTGGCGCTGGGCGGCGTCTTCACCGACATCCTCGTCCGGCGCACCGGCCGTTCGGTGGGGCCTCGGCGGTGGACGGTGGTGATCTGCCTGACCGCGACCGGCCTGCTGTTCGGCGGCATCGGCCTGGTCAGCAGCACCTTCGGCGCGGTGGCGCTGATGACGGTGGTGGTGTTCCTGTTGTACTTCACCGGCGCGCAGTACTGGCTGATCGTCGGCGAGGCGGTGCCGGGCCCGGTGTACGGCTCGGTGTCGGGCGCCGTCCAGATGTTCGCCACGACGGCGTCGATCCTCGCGCCCATGATCACCGGGTATCTGGTCGACTCGTCGTTGGGCTGGACAGGGACCTTCGCGGTCGCGTCGATCGTCTCCGTCGGTGGGGCGCTCCTGCTGGCCGTGTTCGGCAAGGTCCGCAAGCCGCTGCCGCCTGCGGCGGTGACGCCGACGCGCTGA
- a CDS encoding MarR family winged helix-turn-helix transcriptional regulator, whose product MTLSISDRIGHHLKRVDQELIAAKSAVLSPHGLTVPQYTVLLALFQEPGLSGAALARRCLVTPQTMSTVIATLEGKGLVDRQSHPVHTHVQEVRLSRKGRTVLAKADEAAVEVERELSGRFTPEESALLLEFLGRCSSALGEVRKPPRGTAR is encoded by the coding sequence ATGACGCTGTCGATCAGTGACCGGATCGGACATCACCTGAAGCGGGTCGATCAGGAGCTGATCGCCGCCAAGAGCGCGGTCCTGAGCCCGCACGGCCTGACCGTGCCGCAGTACACCGTCCTGCTCGCCCTGTTTCAGGAGCCGGGCCTGTCCGGCGCTGCGCTGGCGCGGCGGTGCCTGGTCACCCCGCAGACGATGTCAACGGTCATCGCCACCCTGGAGGGCAAGGGCCTGGTCGACCGGCAGAGCCACCCCGTGCACACCCACGTGCAGGAGGTCCGGCTGAGCCGCAAGGGCCGCACGGTGCTGGCCAAGGCCGACGAGGCCGCCGTCGAGGTCGAACGGGAGCTGTCCGGGCGCTTCACCCCGGAGGAGAGCGCCCTGCTGCTGGAGTTCCTCGGTCGCTGCTCGAGTGCGCTCGGCGAGGTGCGCAAGCCCCCGCGCGGCACCGCTCGGTGA